One segment of Paenibacillus rhizovicinus DNA contains the following:
- a CDS encoding alpha/beta fold hydrolase, which yields MTDKPTYTMHHAISADGTAIGYRRLGNGPGLVLIHGAFVSGEDYEKLAAELADVFTVYNVDRRGRLNSGPQGDRYCMERECEDALAVLRATGSKWLFGHSYGGLIALELARTCPDALTKAAVYEPGVSTNGEFPTDWLPAYKNAMARGKSLSAFVYFLKGIGASPEISRMPGWLIKLMLTPSLMSRKGMRLRDKLPNLLHEMNEMLRLDSTVHRYAAITAETLVLAGTKSPEFLLQGARASAAVIPGASLMMMEGMGHNAPDLFNQREISERLKAFFLK from the coding sequence ATGACAGACAAACCGACCTATACGATGCATCATGCGATTTCCGCCGACGGCACGGCCATCGGCTACCGCCGGCTTGGCAATGGACCCGGACTGGTGCTTATTCACGGCGCTTTCGTGTCCGGCGAGGACTACGAGAAGCTGGCCGCGGAGCTGGCGGACGTCTTCACCGTGTATAACGTCGACCGCCGCGGGCGCTTGAACAGCGGTCCGCAGGGCGACCGGTACTGCATGGAACGGGAGTGCGAGGACGCCTTGGCGGTCCTGCGGGCGACGGGTTCAAAATGGCTGTTCGGCCATAGCTACGGGGGATTGATCGCGCTGGAGCTGGCACGCACCTGCCCGGATGCTTTGACCAAGGCAGCCGTCTATGAGCCGGGCGTCTCTACGAACGGCGAGTTTCCTACCGATTGGCTGCCCGCATATAAGAACGCGATGGCTCGGGGCAAGAGCTTGAGCGCCTTCGTTTATTTTCTGAAGGGCATCGGCGCGTCGCCGGAGATTTCGCGGATGCCGGGCTGGCTAATCAAGCTGATGCTGACGCCTTCCTTGATGTCTCGGAAAGGCATGAGGCTGCGCGACAAGCTGCCGAATTTGCTCCATGAAATGAACGAGATGCTGCGGCTTGATTCCACCGTCCACCGGTATGCGGCGATTACGGCGGAGACGCTCGTCCTGGCGGGCACGAAGAGTCCGGAGTTTCTCCTGCAGGGCGCCCGCGCGTCGGCGGCGGTCATTCCGGGAGCCAGCTTAATGATGATGGAAGGGATGGGTCATAATGCGCCCGACCTGTTCAACCAGCGGGAAATTTCCGAACGGCTGAAGGCGTTCTTCTTAAAGTGA
- a CDS encoding winged helix DNA-binding domain-containing protein translates to MDSLPAASRKSLTRSSRGEEVPLLGRKALNRALLARQLLLERSSLTPVDAIEHLVGMQSQAPTAPYVGLWSRLAHFHTDDLSQLLADRQTVRIALMRSTIHLVSARDCLRLRNVLQSVHERALKGNFGRKLAGLDPAELAREGRALVEGRPLTFAELGSLLRERCWPDRDGPALANAVRTYVPLVQVTPRGMWGASAQAAHTSAEAWLHGLAAEAETDAGSLLLRYLAAFGPASAKDMGAWSGLSGLRGILDKLRPRLRVFRDEHGAELFDVPDAPLPDENTPAPVRFLAEFDNILLSHADRSRILPEAYRPLVFTENGIIRSAILVGGFVSGLWKIEQTKETAELVITPFTPLADTDRAALADEGRKLLQFAAAGAQEHRLTFAAPPLPADTPS, encoded by the coding sequence ATGGACAGCTTGCCCGCCGCTTCCCGGAAAAGCCTTACGCGTTCTTCGCGGGGAGAAGAAGTTCCTCTGCTCGGTCGAAAAGCGCTCAATCGGGCGCTCCTGGCCCGGCAGCTCCTGCTTGAACGGTCTTCCCTGACGCCGGTCGATGCCATCGAGCATCTCGTCGGCATGCAGTCGCAGGCTCCGACCGCCCCGTATGTCGGGCTGTGGTCGCGGCTGGCGCATTTCCATACGGACGACCTGTCGCAGCTGTTGGCCGATCGGCAGACAGTCCGGATCGCGCTTATGCGCTCGACCATTCACCTTGTTTCCGCCAGGGACTGCCTTAGGCTGCGCAATGTCCTGCAGTCCGTGCACGAACGAGCGCTGAAAGGAAATTTCGGGCGCAAGCTTGCGGGGCTTGATCCTGCCGAGCTGGCTAGGGAGGGCCGCGCCCTCGTCGAAGGGCGGCCGCTCACGTTCGCGGAGCTCGGCTCCCTGCTGCGCGAGCGGTGCTGGCCGGACCGCGACGGGCCTGCGCTCGCCAATGCCGTGCGCACGTACGTGCCGCTCGTGCAGGTAACGCCCCGCGGCATGTGGGGCGCGAGCGCGCAAGCCGCGCACACGTCGGCGGAGGCTTGGCTGCATGGCCTGGCCGCCGAAGCCGAGACGGATGCCGGCTCCCTGCTGCTCCGCTATCTCGCGGCGTTCGGCCCCGCCTCCGCGAAAGACATGGGCGCTTGGTCGGGACTGTCGGGACTGCGCGGCATCCTCGATAAGCTCCGCCCGCGTCTGCGCGTCTTCCGCGACGAGCATGGGGCCGAGCTGTTCGACGTGCCGGACGCGCCCCTGCCGGATGAGAACACGCCCGCTCCCGTACGCTTCCTCGCGGAGTTCGATAATATCCTGCTGTCGCATGCCGACCGCTCGCGCATTCTGCCGGAGGCTTACCGCCCGCTCGTATTCACCGAGAACGGCATCATACGGTCCGCTATTCTCGTGGGCGGCTTCGTGAGCGGGCTGTGGAAGATCGAACAGACGAAGGAAACAGCCGAACTCGTCATTACGCCGTTTACGCCGCTTGCGGATACCGATCGCGCCGCCTTGGCGGATGAAGGCAGGAAGCTGCTCCAATTCGCCGCTGCCGGCGCCCAAGAACACCGCCTTACATTCGCCGCCCCGCCGCTTCCGGCCGATACCCCGTCCTAA
- a CDS encoding acetylxylan esterase: MNHAIARRKRELENYNAPLTIDQAELDAFWDAALQSYAEKPLDVRRESAESPFPGVTVDRLTYQGYDDTPIHGWFMVPAARRGPDGADAPLPCVVLFPGYTDDRGYPERHASWLLQGYAVLAVDVRGQGGETGNHLPLRGGAVKGWVSGNVLEPESSYYHAMTIDAVRAVDAAAAQPEVDASKLATVGGSQGGGLALIAAALNPKVTAIVADIPNLCHMDFGVLNSSSSLTELAQHLKRYPDRLEAVLRTLAHYDMLNLAPRVKAPVLMSVGWKDPVCMPETIYAVYNRIASAKTIKDYPFSGHEVSEAQNRERILFLREQFR, translated from the coding sequence ATGAATCATGCCATTGCCCGCCGCAAAAGAGAGCTGGAAAACTACAACGCTCCCCTGACGATCGATCAGGCCGAGCTGGACGCCTTCTGGGACGCCGCCCTTCAAAGCTATGCCGAGAAGCCGCTCGACGTCAGGCGCGAATCGGCGGAATCGCCCTTTCCCGGCGTGACGGTCGACCGCCTGACTTATCAAGGCTACGACGATACGCCGATCCATGGCTGGTTCATGGTGCCCGCCGCCCGCCGCGGCCCGGATGGCGCGGATGCTCCGCTCCCATGCGTCGTCCTCTTCCCCGGCTATACCGATGACCGCGGTTACCCCGAGCGCCATGCAAGCTGGCTGCTCCAAGGTTACGCCGTGCTGGCGGTGGACGTCCGCGGCCAAGGCGGCGAAACCGGCAATCATCTGCCGCTTCGCGGCGGCGCCGTCAAGGGCTGGGTGTCCGGCAACGTGCTGGAACCGGAAAGCTCGTACTACCATGCCATGACGATCGACGCGGTCCGCGCCGTCGACGCCGCTGCCGCGCAGCCCGAAGTCGACGCATCGAAGCTGGCGACCGTGGGCGGCAGCCAAGGCGGCGGGCTGGCGCTGATCGCCGCGGCTTTGAATCCCAAGGTGACGGCGATCGTCGCGGATATTCCGAACCTGTGCCACATGGATTTCGGCGTGCTCAATTCCAGCAGCTCGCTGACCGAGCTCGCCCAGCATCTCAAGCGCTATCCCGATCGGCTCGAAGCGGTGCTTCGCACGCTCGCCCATTACGATATGCTGAATCTGGCTCCGCGGGTGAAAGCGCCCGTGCTGATGTCCGTCGGCTGGAAGGATCCCGTCTGCATGCCGGAGACGATCTATGCGGTCTACAACCGGATCGCGTCTGCCAAAACGATCAAGGATTACCCGTTCAGCGGCCATGAGGTGAGCGAAGCGCAGAACAGGGAACGGATTCTTTTCCTCCGCGAGCAGTTTCGCTGA
- a CDS encoding MFS transporter, with product MSRLLVLGCIAYLVVGLGQLAIGAVLEPMVHAYGIHYGDGGQLVMHQFLGGMAGILCAPWLIGKRGKKFVLLTAIGIMAVAELLYAMLPPWPVMLTIAPFAGIGLGMTESVVGAFVVGSSGAKANTAMSRVETFFGVGALLIPFAGAALIEAGQWKLSFGIVGVLSALLFALWLVWWPSILDGRPQDQARQDPALTASTGSEARPPAPEAASAAGRHRQAGMIMAACCLFFIVYVGLEMSFIHYLPSLLVVSNGMTEASATLVLSLFWGAMVIGRLVAGQLADRVGGAVYLLSTCLAAAVLFVLMTFFTGTVPAFLFTFIVGLMMSGMFAIAIVFANRAVPGAAERTTSLLMACGGIGGALVPEATGWFLDEYGPDATRWLFAAAAFALLIVMAWAASAARQSRSSLRIAGAQEQTRSL from the coding sequence ATGTCGAGGCTTCTTGTTCTAGGCTGCATCGCTTATCTGGTCGTAGGCTTGGGCCAGCTCGCGATCGGCGCCGTCTTGGAACCGATGGTTCACGCGTACGGCATTCATTACGGGGACGGCGGTCAGCTCGTCATGCACCAGTTTCTCGGCGGCATGGCCGGCATTTTGTGCGCCCCCTGGCTCATCGGCAAGCGCGGCAAGAAGTTCGTGCTCCTGACGGCGATCGGCATCATGGCAGTCGCGGAGCTCCTCTACGCCATGCTCCCTCCTTGGCCCGTTATGCTGACCATCGCCCCGTTCGCGGGAATCGGGCTCGGCATGACGGAGTCCGTCGTCGGCGCCTTCGTGGTAGGCTCCTCCGGCGCCAAAGCCAACACCGCCATGAGCCGCGTGGAAACGTTCTTCGGCGTCGGCGCGCTGCTCATCCCGTTCGCCGGAGCGGCGCTCATCGAAGCCGGCCAGTGGAAGCTGTCGTTCGGCATCGTGGGCGTCTTGTCCGCGCTCCTCTTCGCGCTCTGGCTCGTTTGGTGGCCATCCATACTGGACGGACGCCCGCAAGACCAGGCCCGGCAAGATCCGGCGCTTACGGCAAGCACCGGCTCGGAAGCAAGGCCGCCCGCACCTGAAGCCGCATCCGCGGCCGGGCGGCATCGGCAAGCCGGCATGATCATGGCCGCTTGCTGCTTATTCTTCATCGTCTATGTCGGGCTGGAGATGAGCTTCATACACTATCTGCCCTCCCTGCTCGTGGTGAGCAACGGTATGACCGAGGCCTCCGCTACCCTTGTGCTTAGCTTGTTCTGGGGCGCAATGGTCATCGGGCGGTTGGTGGCCGGCCAGCTTGCAGACCGCGTCGGCGGTGCCGTTTATCTGCTGTCCACCTGTCTGGCCGCGGCTGTCCTCTTCGTACTTATGACCTTCTTCACCGGCACCGTGCCTGCTTTCCTCTTCACGTTCATCGTCGGCCTGATGATGTCCGGCATGTTCGCTATCGCCATTGTCTTCGCCAACCGTGCCGTCCCGGGCGCAGCCGAGCGGACAACGAGCCTATTGATGGCCTGCGGCGGAATCGGCGGCGCGCTGGTGCCCGAAGCCACGGGCTGGTTTCTCGACGAATACGGTCCCGATGCCACGCGCTGGCTGTTTGCCGCAGCCGCGTTCGCGCTGCTGATCGTCATGGCATGGGCAGCGAGCGCCGCCCGCCAATCCCGCAGCAGCCTGCGAATCGCAGGGGCGCAGGAACAGACAAGATCCCTATAG